One window from the genome of Echinicola vietnamensis DSM 17526 encodes:
- a CDS encoding proline dehydrogenase family protein, whose product MNTKPNISFENTEIAFASRTDAELRKMYLFFAVMDKNWAVKIGTNLSAVAFKLKLPVKGIMKKTIFGHFCGGESVEDCSKSIQELQEFGIGTILDYSVEGTGTEKSYDFTRDEILRTIERSAGASEIPFSVFKVTGLGSYKIMTKVQAGQKLSAKEQEAFERLKDRVDTLCKAAYENDVRIMIDGEESWFQDVIDDMAYEAMEKYNKEKAIVYNTFQMYRKDMLGLLKKAHEEAELKGYHVGAKLVRGAYMEKERDRAEDRGYPSPIQDTKEDTDNAYNDALKFSMEHKDRIYLVSGSHNELSNIILTELMNLHGVAANDKRVYFSQLYGMSDNISYNLAFAGYNVAKYVPYGPVESVMPYLYRRASENTSVAGQSSREFELIKNEMARRASLKKTII is encoded by the coding sequence ATGAATACAAAACCCAATATTTCTTTTGAAAATACTGAAATTGCCTTTGCCTCCAGGACGGATGCAGAGCTCAGAAAAATGTATCTTTTTTTTGCAGTAATGGATAAGAACTGGGCGGTAAAGATAGGAACAAACTTGTCAGCTGTCGCCTTTAAGTTGAAGTTACCTGTAAAGGGGATCATGAAAAAAACGATATTTGGCCACTTCTGTGGTGGTGAAAGTGTCGAAGATTGTTCAAAATCCATTCAGGAGTTACAGGAGTTTGGCATTGGGACCATTCTGGATTACTCCGTGGAAGGGACAGGAACAGAAAAGAGTTATGATTTTACCCGGGACGAGATCCTAAGGACCATTGAGCGTTCGGCAGGAGCCAGTGAGATCCCGTTTTCGGTATTTAAGGTCACCGGACTGGGGAGTTATAAAATCATGACCAAGGTCCAAGCGGGCCAAAAACTGAGCGCCAAGGAGCAAGAGGCGTTTGAACGGTTAAAAGATAGGGTGGATACGCTGTGCAAGGCGGCATATGAAAATGATGTCCGGATCATGATCGACGGAGAGGAGAGTTGGTTTCAGGATGTCATTGACGATATGGCTTACGAAGCGATGGAGAAGTACAACAAGGAAAAGGCCATCGTGTACAATACCTTCCAAATGTATCGAAAGGATATGTTGGGGCTGCTGAAAAAGGCCCATGAGGAAGCAGAGCTGAAGGGGTATCATGTCGGGGCGAAATTGGTTCGTGGCGCCTATATGGAAAAGGAAAGGGATCGGGCAGAGGATAGAGGATATCCCAGTCCTATCCAAGATACCAAGGAAGATACGGACAATGCCTATAATGATGCGCTCAAATTCAGCATGGAGCACAAAGATCGGATTTATTTGGTCAGTGGCTCCCATAATGAGCTGAGCAATATCATTCTGACCGAGCTGATGAACCTTCATGGGGTAGCGGCAAACGATAAGCGGGTATATTTCTCGCAATTGTACGGGATGAGTGATAATATCTCCTACAATTTAGCCTTTGCAGGTTATAATGTGGCCAAATATGTGCCGTATGGCCCCGTGGAATCGGTGATGCCTTATCTTTACAGAAGGGCTTCAGAAAATACCAGTGTGGCCGGACAGAGTAGTAGGGAGTTTGAATTGATCAAAAATGAGATGGCGCGACGGGCGTCACTCAAGAAAACCATAATTTAA
- a CDS encoding chorismate mutase: MKDHLKTSEWGLGLKGHVIIAGPCSAETPEQVEKVCLEMKEQNIIPSMFRAGIWKPRTRPGSFEGIGEDGLKWMEIVRHHLNIPITTEVGNTAHVELALKHKVDVLWIGARTTVNPFAVQEIAEALKGTDIPVMVKNPMNPDLQLWIGALERLHAVGINKLAAIHRGFSDAYDKRFRNKPNWSMPIHLKREWKGMEVINDPSHIVGKRDGILEISQRAINFGLDGLMIETHHDPDNAWSDAKQQVTPAQLKDILSKIDFKTPLDSEKPSEKLHDLRSAIDHMDDQLIDLLAERFAVIDQIGAHKREHKLTVFQSDRWKEVMDSRTDKGVKKGLSEKFMKELLFSIHEESVKRQEKQLRAGDPVNKNA; the protein is encoded by the coding sequence ATGAAAGATCACTTAAAAACATCGGAATGGGGACTGGGTCTCAAAGGTCATGTCATCATCGCAGGCCCATGTAGTGCCGAAACTCCTGAGCAGGTAGAAAAGGTTTGCCTGGAAATGAAAGAGCAAAACATCATCCCTTCCATGTTCCGTGCGGGCATCTGGAAACCCAGAACCCGACCAGGAAGCTTCGAAGGAATCGGAGAAGATGGCTTGAAGTGGATGGAAATCGTTCGCCACCACCTGAACATCCCCATTACCACGGAAGTAGGCAACACCGCCCACGTAGAACTAGCCCTAAAGCACAAGGTAGACGTGTTGTGGATCGGTGCCAGGACTACCGTAAACCCATTTGCCGTACAGGAAATTGCCGAAGCACTGAAAGGCACTGACATCCCTGTTATGGTGAAAAACCCGATGAACCCTGATCTGCAGCTTTGGATTGGTGCCTTGGAACGCCTCCATGCAGTAGGTATCAACAAACTGGCCGCCATCCACAGGGGCTTCAGTGATGCTTACGACAAACGTTTCAGAAACAAACCAAACTGGTCCATGCCCATCCATCTGAAAAGAGAATGGAAAGGAATGGAAGTCATCAATGACCCTAGCCATATTGTAGGCAAAAGAGATGGGATCTTGGAAATCTCCCAAAGGGCCATCAACTTCGGACTGGACGGCCTAATGATCGAAACCCATCATGACCCGGACAATGCATGGAGTGACGCCAAACAACAAGTAACCCCTGCTCAGCTGAAAGACATCCTTTCCAAAATCGACTTCAAAACTCCCCTTGACTCCGAAAAACCAAGTGAAAAGCTGCACGATCTCAGATCGGCCATTGACCACATGGACGACCAGCTGATCGACTTGCTTGCGGAAAGATTTGCTGTAATCGACCAGATAGGAGCGCACAAGAGAGAGCATAAGCTGACGGTTTTTCAGTCAGACAGATGGAAAGAAGTGATGGACTCCAGAACTGACAAAGGAGTAAAAAAAGGACTGAGC